The Quercus robur chromosome 7, dhQueRobu3.1, whole genome shotgun sequence genome has a segment encoding these proteins:
- the LOC126693483 gene encoding cystathionine beta-lyase, chloroplastic-like, which yields MGSNSDLVDGVEECLNKMEVKDPSISTMVVHFENEFDPYNATSTPLYQTATFKQPCAMGNGPYDYTRRENPTRDTLEHLLAKLDKADRAFCFTSGTAALVAVSHLIGPGLEIVAGNDLYGGSYQLLTKVFPERGIVVTKVNTSDLEEVASAIRSQTKLVWLESPTNPLQKISDIRKIAEMAHAHGALLLVDNSIMSPVLSQPLTLGADIVMHSATKFIAGHSDVLAGVLAVRGESLAKDLYFLQNAEGSGLAPFDCWICLRGIKTMALRVEKQQENARKIAEFLVSHPRVQKVNYAGLPDHPGHDLHYSQAKGAGSLLSFLTGSMALAKHVVETTKYFSITVSFGSVKSLISMPCFMSHASIPAALREARGLTEDLVRISVGIEDVNDLIADLDNALRTGPL from the exons ATGGGCAGCAACTCCGATTTGGTTGATGGTGTTGAAGAGTGCTTAAATA AAATGGAAGTAAAGGACCCAAGTATTTCAACTATGGTAGTACATTTTGAGAACGAGTTTGATCCTTACAACGCAACAAGTACACCACTTTACCAAACGGCTACCTTTAAGCAG CCTTGTGCAATGGGAAATGGCCCTTATGATTATACAAGAAGGGAAAATCCTACGCGGGATACTCTAGAACA CCTCCTAGCCAAGCTTGATAAAGCAGATAGAGCATTTTGCTTCACTAGTGGAACAGCTGCTTTGGTTGCTGTTTCTCATCTTATTGGACCTG GTCTGGAAATTGTTGCCGGAAATGACCTGTATGGAGGTTCTTATCAGTTGCTGACAAAAGTATTTCCAGAAAGAGGAATAGTGGTGAC GAAAGTGAATACAAGTGATTTGGAAGAAGTTGCGTCTGCCATCCGATCCCAGACAAAGCTTGTGTGGCTGGAGAGTCCAACCAACCCTCTACAGAAAATATCTGATATTAGG AAAATAGCAGAGATGGCTCATGCACATGGTGCTCTTCTGTTGGTGGATAATAGTATAATGTCCCCTGTATTGTCACAACCGTTGACACTTGGAGCAG ACATTGTTATGCACTCAGctacaaaatttattgctgGACATAGTGATGTCCTGGCGGGCGTGCTTGCTGTAAGAGGGGAAAG CTTGGCAAAAGATTTGTATTTCCTACAAAATGCAGAAGGCTCTGGTTTAGCTCCATTTGACTGTTGGATCTGTTTACGAGGAATTAAGACAATGGCCTTACGAGTTGAGAAGCAGCAG GAGAATGCCCGGAAGATTGCTGAGTTTCTTGTGTCCCATCCACGAGTGCAGAAAGTTAACTATGCTGGTCTTCCTGATCATCCTGGCCATGACTTACATTATTCTCAG GCAAAAGGAGCGGGGTCTTTGCTTAGCTTTTTGACGGGCTCAATGGCACTCGCAAAGCATGTTGTGGAGACTACCAAGTACTTCAGCATAACTGTTAGTTTTG GGAGTGTGAAGTCCCTCATAAGCATGCCCTGCTTTATGTCACATGCAAGCATACCAGCCGCATTGCGCGAGGCCAGAGGTTTAACTGAAGATCTTGTTCGTATATCAGTGGGGATTGAGGATGTGAATGATCTAATTGCTGATTTAGACAATGCTCTCAGAACTGGGCCTCTATAG